Proteins from one Pseudobdellovibrionaceae bacterium genomic window:
- the recR gene encoding recombination mediator RecR, which produces MLHIQALEKLVQELARLPGIGPKTAQRLAYHILKAPADYSRRLGEALERVQSEVHACPQCFNFTDVALCRYCSDPSRADDTLCIVEEPSDIQRIESSGAFRGRYHVLHGSLSPLEGIGPQDLRIDELVQRVNAGLLGEKPKIREIILALDADLEGDTTVLYIAKTLQDKGIRLSRIAHGVPIGSDIDYIDDRTMSRAMENRVEL; this is translated from the coding sequence GTGCTCCACATCCAGGCCCTCGAAAAACTCGTTCAAGAGCTGGCGCGTCTGCCGGGCATCGGCCCGAAGACCGCGCAGCGCTTGGCGTACCACATCCTGAAGGCTCCCGCCGATTACTCGCGGCGCCTGGGCGAGGCTCTGGAGCGCGTGCAATCCGAAGTGCACGCCTGTCCCCAATGTTTCAACTTCACCGACGTCGCGCTTTGCCGCTACTGCAGCGATCCCTCGCGCGCCGACGACACCCTCTGCATCGTGGAAGAGCCTTCCGATATCCAGCGCATCGAATCCTCGGGCGCCTTTCGCGGTCGTTACCACGTTCTGCACGGTTCGCTCTCGCCGCTCGAAGGCATCGGCCCGCAGGATCTGCGGATCGACGAGCTGGTTCAGCGCGTGAATGCCGGGCTTTTGGGCGAAAAGCCCAAAATCCGCGAGATCATCTTGGCGCTCGATGCCGATCTCGAGGGTGACACGACCGTGCTGTACATCGCAAAGACCCTGCAGGATAAAGGAATTCGCTTGAGTCGAATCGCCCATGGTGTTCCCATTGGAAGTGATATCGACTACATCGACGACCGCACGATGAGCCGCGCGATGGAAAATAGGGTCGAGCTCTAA
- a CDS encoding YbaB/EbfC family nucleoid-associated protein — protein MKGMQGGMAQLMRQANQMQMKMKKAQEELATRTFEGTAGGGAVKVTVSGDNLVKAVVINPDVISKEDAEMLQDLILAATNDALKVAKETSSKEMEKITGGMNIPGF, from the coding sequence ATGAAGGGTATGCAAGGCGGAATGGCGCAACTGATGCGTCAGGCGAACCAAATGCAGATGAAAATGAAAAAGGCGCAGGAAGAACTCGCGACGCGCACTTTCGAAGGAACCGCCGGCGGCGGAGCCGTGAAAGTGACCGTGAGCGGTGACAACCTCGTCAAAGCCGTCGTCATCAATCCCGACGTCATCTCGAAAGAAGATGCCGAAATGCTGCAGGATCTGATCCTGGCCGCAACCAACGACGCCCTCAAAGTCGCGAAAGAGACTTCCTCCAAAGAGATGGAGAAGATCACCGGCGGCATGAATATCCCGGGCTTCTAA
- the dnaX gene encoding DNA polymerase III subunit gamma/tau, which translates to MSYQVIARKWRPQNFEQLVGQDHVTLTLRNALRTGRLHHALLFTGPRGTGKTSSARILAKSIRCPNAVDFIPCDTCPSCVEITGGRSVDVIEIDGASNNGVEAVRELRETVVFMPATGRFKIYIIDEVHMLSTAAFNALLKTLEEPPEHVIFIFATTEVHKIPATIMSRVQRFDFRRIPTRVIAERLALICRDEGVAASEDALWLISRQGDGSMRDSQSLLDQVITFAGKDLQVQTVTDILGLTDHQLVKDSVSAIIHRDPTALGPVFQKLNRVAADPALFLQKLIEDLRHLSMVKIFDQDSAQMIDLPDSDLRALKDFSVLISEADLQILFDMALKGAQDVNRASEPQWAMEMALLRLASAPRWVDFPRLYEALESGASVPAAAPGVVAPATPSTAPVEARVATQAKAVTPPPRTSAPAPTPARRELPNAVPARSQAAPPPAAPAPQPGAPQPGAPQPGAPTFSPISSAMNPQDRWFEFVQRLKGSEPLLSAKLEQLYFISAENGKLELTIPSKMAFLRDQLMDKATRTQLESLIEQHWGGRFALDVHVTKDTNATGTSAQGLAVQKAQAAESELIERAEKDPKVATFNRVFQGRVQGLAPQAKPNPAASANKAKE; encoded by the coding sequence TTGTCGTACCAGGTGATCGCCCGTAAATGGCGTCCGCAAAACTTCGAACAGCTGGTGGGTCAAGATCATGTGACCCTGACGCTGCGGAATGCTTTGCGCACCGGTCGACTTCACCACGCTTTGCTTTTCACCGGCCCGCGCGGAACCGGTAAGACCTCGAGCGCCCGCATCCTTGCCAAAAGTATCCGTTGTCCGAACGCGGTCGACTTCATTCCTTGCGACACTTGTCCCAGTTGCGTGGAGATCACCGGCGGACGCAGCGTTGATGTCATCGAAATCGATGGAGCTTCGAATAACGGTGTCGAAGCTGTGCGCGAGCTGCGCGAAACCGTCGTCTTCATGCCGGCCACGGGTCGCTTCAAGATCTACATCATCGACGAAGTTCACATGCTTTCGACCGCGGCCTTCAACGCCCTGCTGAAGACGTTGGAAGAGCCGCCCGAACACGTGATCTTTATTTTCGCGACGACCGAGGTCCACAAGATCCCGGCCACGATCATGTCGCGCGTGCAGCGTTTTGACTTCCGCCGTATTCCCACGCGCGTGATCGCCGAACGTTTGGCGCTCATCTGCCGTGACGAAGGCGTCGCGGCCTCTGAAGACGCGCTCTGGCTGATCTCGCGCCAAGGCGACGGTTCGATGCGTGATAGTCAGTCACTGCTTGATCAAGTCATCACCTTCGCCGGTAAAGACCTGCAAGTGCAGACCGTCACCGACATCCTGGGGCTGACCGACCACCAGCTCGTGAAAGACTCCGTCTCGGCGATCATTCACCGCGATCCCACAGCACTGGGTCCCGTCTTCCAGAAACTGAATCGCGTCGCCGCGGACCCCGCGCTGTTTTTGCAAAAGCTGATCGAAGACCTGCGCCATCTGTCGATGGTGAAGATCTTCGATCAAGACTCGGCGCAAATGATCGATCTGCCGGATTCGGATTTACGTGCGTTGAAGGACTTCTCGGTTCTGATCAGCGAGGCGGATCTACAGATCTTGTTCGATATGGCCTTGAAAGGCGCGCAGGACGTCAATCGTGCCTCGGAACCGCAGTGGGCGATGGAGATGGCGCTTTTGCGTTTGGCCTCGGCCCCGCGCTGGGTCGACTTCCCGCGCCTGTACGAAGCGCTGGAGTCGGGAGCCTCGGTTCCCGCCGCCGCCCCGGGTGTCGTCGCACCGGCGACTCCGTCCACGGCTCCCGTCGAAGCTCGCGTGGCGACGCAGGCGAAAGCGGTCACGCCCCCGCCCCGCACCTCGGCTCCCGCACCGACGCCCGCGCGGCGTGAGCTGCCGAATGCGGTGCCCGCACGTTCGCAAGCCGCGCCTCCGCCGGCCGCGCCCGCCCCTCAGCCGGGCGCCCCTCAGCCGGGCGCCCCTCAGCCGGGCGCCCCCACCTTCTCGCCGATTTCGAGTGCGATGAATCCCCAGGACCGCTGGTTCGAATTCGTCCAGCGCCTGAAGGGCTCCGAGCCCCTGTTGTCCGCGAAGCTGGAACAGCTTTATTTTATCAGCGCCGAGAACGGAAAACTCGAACTCACCATTCCCTCGAAGATGGCGTTTCTGCGCGACCAGCTGATGGACAAAGCGACGCGGACGCAGCTGGAGTCGCTGATCGAGCAGCACTGGGGCGGACGCTTCGCCCTGGACGTGCACGTGACAAAAGACACGAACGCGACGGGCACGTCGGCACAAGGCCTGGCCGTGCAAAAGGCGCAGGCCGCCGAATCTGAATTAATTGAACGGGCCGAAAAGGATCCGAAAGTCGCCACTTTCAACCGGGTGTTCCAAGGACGTGTGCAGGGCCTGGCCCCGCAGGCGAAACCGAACCCCGCAGCAAGTGCGAACAAGGCAAAGGAGTAA